In Parus major isolate Abel chromosome 19, Parus_major1.1, whole genome shotgun sequence, a genomic segment contains:
- the GLOD4 gene encoding glyoxalase domain-containing protein 4 isoform X3 → MVGYGPEDNHFVAELTYNYGIGEYRLGNDFLWLAAGGELLFPFSESTPWILLCPLQGITLVSSQAVSNARKMGWPLKEVTSGVFEAEAPGGYKFYLEDKEQLKQDPVWKVTLGVSDLQKSVSYWSGLLGMKIYEKDEEKQRALLGYADNQCKLELKAVGGAVDHGTAFGRIAFSCAKEELPNIEALMKKEKQKILTPLVSLDTPGKATVQVVILADPDGHEICFVGDEAFRELSQVDPNGDKLLDDAMAADNSDKWFAEHNMKKVSA, encoded by the exons ATGGTGGGCTATGGACCAGAGGACAATCACTTTGTGGCAGAGCTGACTTACAATTATGGCATTGGAGAGTATCGCCTGGGCAACGACTTCCTG tGGCTGGCAGCAGGTGGAGAGCtcctgtttcctttctctgaatCCACCCCATGGATTTTGTTGTGTCCTCTCCAGGGCATCACTCTGGTGTCCAGCCAGGCTGTGAGCAACGCCAGGAAGATGGGCTGGCCCCTCAAAGAAGTCACCTCTGGTGTCTTTGAAGCTGAAGCCCCAGGAGGATACAAGTTCTACCTGGAAGACAAGGAACAGCTCAAGCAAG ATCCCGTGTGGAAGGTTACCCTGGGTGTCTCAGACCTGCAGAAGTCTGTGAGCTACTGGTCTGGTTTGCTTGGGATGAAAATATATGAGAAGGATGAGGAGAAACAAAGGGCTTTGCTGGGCTACGCTGATAACCAG tgcaAGCTGGAGCTGAAGGCTGTTGGAGGAGCAGTGGATCATGGCACAGCTTTTGGACGCATCGCCTTCTCCTGTGCCAAGGAAGAG cTGCCAAACATTGAAGCCCTgatgaaaaaagagaagcagaaaattttgACGCCCCTGGTCAGCTTGGACACGCCTGGCAAAGCCACGGTGCAAGTGGTTATTCTGGCTGATCCT GATGGCCATGAAATCTGTTTTGTGGGAGATGAAGCGTTCAGAGAGCTGTCCCAGGTGGACCCTAATGGTGACAAGCTGTTGGATGAT GCCATGGCTGCAGACAACAGTGACAAGTGGTTTGCTGAGCACAACATGAAGAAGGTTTCAGCTTAG
- the GEMIN4 gene encoding gem-associated protein 4, whose amino-acid sequence MEPAERGAELGAGCPAGPWAVGEETAILHGGFLLAARLLQPRPLRELRKADWPRAGVPITDALREIGERCPSPLGLWKKEAVAIVWAKILLPAPPAAALEWGWKDDGFFSVGAMIPDVNHTALFELVKALGAPRLFVQLLLALPAPLCRAQLESLVEYISSETSPADVRFFLDVWWEMMKHREGGEDATVAAFGALIHQHGGEASPEDGLQPPKRFKGDPGTPPAASGVPVLLLKGLKQIQGSVAQPRLRCYALANLAELLCLSTGLGPGHGPLPVTEHLAKVSAMVSLWSSDTDSQYHPCGLPEKVREAERSVSLLSVTKPSREELLGGLDLLCSLLQAWGEELQDTLRGSEELCFESYRLQDTLSTLGKSLDFLLETGELGEGETRLVLELTQLTRDIFGDTSAVLKDLDTSLVSSVAMAIIAQRLDRHLDVCSVFASEKTWAFSKAWVECLVENKALFQSPELVLKLLETLVNFATSHHDKESRELQMQVTKAIVECYTELSLSDKNEVISGVLASWGGPGLSQNIQVIREGFQEDLNVTLNQITKSVSDEGLTRAVASVARLTLLSPEATVKQVCHLAVVNLGAHHFLAQILCCFPALSFLESHKDPSRPCSLVLRCLEEAVWGKLSTAREEEQFLQFLVFLMQPGSATPLVSPVEVTKAFVLPYLKSDSPQIELSLQILSEVLGIPSCSEEHWIKSCHPFPLLLSLCRILDGYTKYWHQPGEQLFPSLETKDLILNILCQLCELVGPETVPSLELWVQSLAWLHRKVASLDWTVGLRLKKLYGDHFKNEVPATLFEICRLPEDEWTSQSWPAYGPGSGLLAWMECCCVSPALRDTMLALLSVNVDDPEEVNLFSKGFLVALIQVLPWCSHGEWKRLAPVVEQLLQRQVLHVPYTLEYVQHMPLLNLRPFACHLQLSVLFLRAFQLLCSCSCSTWLPPEAWLHVVQLYCASLTDLLASLKATAGAAPQPCTQELSFVCIQLFCHLLHVAAMLPAGGCGEPLLVLALEVLSQYEVSSKADASPCAALHRANEGHFLQSVTDNVGHQELRSTLLQKLSKLGTCSEH is encoded by the coding sequence ATGGAGCCGGCGGAGCGCGGTGCGGAGCTGGGCGCGGGGTGTCCCGCGGGGCCGTGGGCCGTGGGCGAGGAGACGGCGATCCTGCACGGCGGATTCCTGCTGGCCGCCCGCCTGCTGCAGCCGCGCCCGCTGCGGGAGCTGCGCAAAGCCGACTGGCCCCGCGCGGGGGTGCCCATCACCGACGCGCTGCGCGAGATCGGCGAGCGCTGCCCCTCGCCGCTGGGTCTCTGGAAGAAGGAGGCCGTGGCCATCGTGTGGGCGAAAATCCTGCTGCCGGCGCCTCCCGCCGCGGCGCTGGAGTGGGGCTGGAAGGATGACGGGTTCTTCTCGGTGGGTGCGATGATCCCCGATGTGAACCACACCGCGCTCTTCGAGCTGGTGAAGGCGCTGGGCGCGCCCCGGCTCTTcgtgcagctgctgctggcgcTGCCTGCGCCCCTGTGCCgggcacagctggagagctTGGTGGAGTACATCTCCAGCGAGACATCCCCGGCGGACGTCAGGTTCTTCCTGGACGTGTGGTGGGAGATGATGaagcacagggagggaggggaggatgCGACGGTGGCTGCGTTCGGCGCTCTCATCCATCAGCACGGCGGGGAGGCCTCCCCCGAGGATGGACTGCAGCCCCCAAAGAGATTCAAGGGTGACCCTGGCACCCCCCCAGCTGCCAGCGGGGTcccggtgctgctgctgaaggggcTGAAGCAGATCCAGGGCAGTGTTGCTCAGCCCCGCCTGAGGTGCTACGCCCTGGCCAacctggctgagctgctgtgcctgtccACTGGGCTGGGGCCAGGGCACGGCCCCCTGCCCGTCACTGAGCACCTGGCCAAGGTCAGTGCCATGGTCAGCCTCTGGAGCAGCGACACTGACAGCCAGTACCACCCCTGTGGGCTGCCAGAGAAGGTCAGGGAGGCAGAGAGAAGCGTGAGCCTCCTGTCCGTGACCAAACCCTCTCGTGAGGAACTCTTGGGTGGCTTGGACTTGCTCTGCAGCTTGTTGCAGGcctggggagaggagctgcaggacacTCTGAGGGGATCTGAGGAGCTCTGCTTTGAGAGCTACCGGCTCCAGGACACTCTGAGCACCCTTGGGAAGAGCCTGGATTTCCTCCTGGAGACCGGAGAGCTGGGGGAGGGCGAGACACGGCTGGTGTTAGAGCTGACACAGCTCACCAGGGACATTTTCGGGGACACCAGTGCTGTCCTGAAGGATTTGGACACGAGCCTTGTGTCTTCAGTTGCCATGGCAATCATTGCACAGAGGCTGGACCGACATTTGGATGTGTGCTCTGTTTTTGCATCAGAAAAGACCTGGGCTTTTTCAAAGGCCTGGGTCGAGTGCCTGGTGGAAAACAAAGCTCTGTTCCAGAGCCCTGAGCTAGTTTTGAAACTGCTGGAGACGCTGGTGAACTTTGCCACGTCCCACCATGACAAGGAGAGCCGAGAGCTGCAGATGCAGGTGACCAAAGCCATTGTGGAGTGTTACACTGAGCTTTCATTAAGTGACAAAAACGAAGTGATCTCAGGTGTCCTGGCGTCCTGGGGTGGCCCAGGCCTGTCCCAGAACATCCAGGTTATCAGGGAGGGGTTCCAGGAGGACCTGAATGTGACTTTAAACCAGATCACAAAGAGTGTGTCTGATGAAGGCCTGACCAGGGCTGTGGCTTCCGTGGCCAGGctgacactgctgtcccctgaGGCCACAGTAAAGCAGGTTTGTCATCTTGCTGTGGTCAATCTCGGAGCACACCACTTCCTTGCCCAaatcctctgctgcttcccagcactgAGCTTCCTGGAGAGCCACAAGGATCCAAGCAGGCCATGCAGCCTGGTGCTGAGGTGTCTGGAAGAGGCAGTGTGGGGGAAGCTTTCCACGGCGAGGGAAGAGGAGCAATTCCTTCAGTTCCTGGTCTTTCTCATGCAGCCAGGCTCAGCCACCCCACTTGTGTCACCTGTAGAAGTGACCAAAGCCTTTGTCCTTCCCTATTTGAAGTCGGACTCTCCTCAGATTGAGCTGAGCCTGCAGATCCTCAGTGAGGTTTTGGGAATACCATCCTGTTCAGAGGAGCACTGGATCAAATCCTGCCACCCGTTCCCACTTCTCCTCAGCCTCTGCAGAATTCTGGATGGTTACACCAAGTACTGGCAtcagcctggggagcagctcttcccttccctggagaCCAAAGACCTGATTCTGAAcatcctgtgccagctgtgcgAGCTGGTGGGGCCAGAGACCGTCCCCTCCTTGGAGCTGTGGGTGCAGTCACTGGCCTGGCTCCACAGGAAGGTGGCATCACTGGACTGGACCGTGGGGCTCCGTCTGAAGAAGCTTTATGGGGACCACTTCAAGAACGAGGTCCCAGCGACGCTGTTTGAGATCTGCAGGCTCCCTGAGGATGAGTGGACGTCGCAGTCGTGGCCAGCCTACGGGCCGGGCAGCGGGCTGCTGGCATGGATGGAGTGCTGCTGCGTGTCCCCAGCGCTCAGGGACACCATGCTGGCCCTGCTCAGCGTCAACGTGGACGACCCCGAAGAGGTGAACCTCTTCAGTAAAGGCTTCCTGGTGGCCCTCATCCAGGTGCTGCCTTGGTGCAGCCACGGCGAGTGGAAGAGGCTGGCGCCCGtggtggagcagctgctgcagaggcaggtGCTGCACGTGCCCTACACCCTGGAGTACGTGCAGCACATGCCCCTGCTCAACCTCCGTCCCTTTGCctgccacctccagctctccGTGCTCTTCCTGCGGgccttccagctgctctgcagctgcagctgttccACCTGGCTGCCACCAGAGGCCTGGCTGCACGTGGTGCAGCTCTACTGCGCCAGCCTGACCGACCTGCTGGCCTCCCTCAAGGCCACGGCGGGAGCCGCGCCGCAGCCCTGCACGCAGGAGCTGTCCTTCGTCTGCATCCAGCTGTTCTGCCACCTGCTGCACGTGGCTGCCATGCTGCCAGccgggggctgtggggagccgCTGCTGGTGCTGGCCCTGGAGGTGCTGTCGCAGTACGAGGTGTCCAGCAAGGCCGACGCCTCCCCCTGCGCCGCGCTGCACAGAGCCAACGAGGGACACTTCCTGCAGTCCGTCACCGACAACGTGGGCCACCAGGAGTTGCGCAGCACCCTCCTGCAGAAGCTCAGCAAGCTGGGAACGTGCTCAGAGCACTGA
- the TLCD3A gene encoding TLC domain-containing protein 3A translates to MWRTLALASAFFPGLFILCIRLLRWAAPGWSLKDRILLSGRLVSTVQATMATVSGITVVLSCKNVVHDRHWLAVEYIWVLVPYMTYDIYVMYLCHWHKSQEKGILEKKHSLASVWSFLLQERLMVTHHLFILIVLTPITQHFRGELGDFFVGCIFIAELSTPFVSLGKILMQLKMQDTLLHKVNGILVLVTFFVCRILLFPFMYAAYARQVGIPLYLVPFRIPLHCNIANASLIAPQLYWFRLICRKAARLYGGSPAHRSR, encoded by the exons ATGTGGCGGACGCTGGCCCTCGCCTCCGCCTTCTTCCCGGGGCTCTTCATCCTCTGCATCCGGTTGCTGCGCTGGGCCGCCCCGGGATGGAGCCTCAAGGACCGCATCCTCCTCAGCGGCAG gCTGGTGTCCACAGTGCAAGCCACCATGGCAACAGTGTCAGGGATCACGGTTGTCCTCAGCTGCAAGAACGTGGTGCATGACAG gcaCTGGCTGGCTGTGGAGTACATATGGGTCCTGGTTCCCTACATGACCTATGACATCTATGTCATGTACCTGTGCCACTGGCACAAGAGCCAGGAGAAGGGGATCCTGGAGAAGAAGCACTCTCTGGCCAGCGTGTGgagcttcctgctgcaggagcgGCTGATGGTGACCCACCACCTCTTCATCCTCATCGTGCTCACCCCCATCACCCAG CACTtcaggggagagctgggggacTTCTTCGTGGGCTGCATCTTCAtagcagagctgagcacacCTTTTGTATCGCTGGGCAAAATCCTCATGCAG ctcaaAATGCAGGACACGCTCCTGCACAAGGTGAATGGGATCCTCGTCCTGGTGACCTTCTTCGTGTGCCgcatcctcctcttccccttcatGTACGCGGCCTACGCCCGGCAGGTGGGGATCCCGCTTTACCTGGTGCCGTTCCGCATCCCCCTGCACTGCAACATCGCCAACGCGTCCCTCATCGCCCCCCAGCTCTACTGGTTCAGGCTCATCTGCCGCAAGGCTGCCCGGCTCTACGGCGGCTCCCCGGCCCACCGGAGCAGATAA